The following proteins are encoded in a genomic region of Reichenbachiella sp.:
- a CDS encoding potassium channel family protein gives MLFVKEDIRESLITSYKYQILFFIMLVNILLPGFFPQEMRYAFVSPALNILMLGSCFLVIQKHRKTALYILMLGILGVVFNWFEGYAGLIGLVIFSFFIGIVAFELFSDLVAKKNIGVSEIFGAFDGYMLIGYIGALLSLAIHFIEPAAYSNIAEGREGSQDLLYFSYITMLTIGYGDIAPLLSASKGLSIVLGLVGQFYLVVVVATFVGKFLRDSNTK, from the coding sequence ATGCTTTTTGTAAAAGAGGACATAAGAGAGTCATTGATCACTAGTTACAAGTATCAAATACTTTTTTTCATCATGTTGGTGAATATTTTGTTGCCAGGTTTTTTCCCCCAAGAGATGAGGTATGCATTTGTATCTCCTGCTTTGAATATATTGATGTTGGGATCTTGTTTTTTGGTGATCCAGAAACATAGAAAAACAGCGCTTTATATATTGATGTTGGGTATACTGGGAGTTGTGTTTAATTGGTTTGAAGGATACGCTGGCTTGATTGGTTTGGTGATCTTTTCATTTTTTATTGGCATTGTAGCCTTCGAATTGTTTTCGGATTTGGTGGCTAAAAAAAATATTGGAGTTAGTGAGATTTTTGGAGCTTTTGACGGCTATATGCTTATTGGTTACATCGGCGCACTATTGTCATTGGCTATTCACTTTATAGAACCTGCAGCTTATTCAAATATTGCTGAGGGACGAGAAGGATCTCAGGATTTACTCTATTTTAGTTATATCACCATGCTGACTATCGGCTATGGAGACATAGCACCTCTATTATCTGCATCGAAAGGTTTATCGATCGTTTTAGGGCTTGTAGGACAGTTTTATCTAGTGGTTGTAGTAGCCACATTTGTTGGAAAATTTTTAAGAGACTCAAACACAAAATAG
- a CDS encoding efflux transporter outer membrane subunit encodes MVKNIAIWFLTGLFLYSCKMGPAFKSPEMETPDAYQYAENKTDSLGDIKWWELFNDPVLDSLIIVALDSNRNVSIAANDLKQAQLLYKIQKVEMLPQLNAQGNITYGNYAGFLGTEANGNYAGLGAVSWELDFWGKLRRLNEAAMAEYLASEAGYQNLRLAIASEVAFLYFELRRYEASIEISERTVALRDSSVNLIQARYDKGIVAEIDLNQAQIQQAIAASAVPLYVRAAVQTENALSVLLGGFPTSIEESLPLDSLTVAVDIPIGLPSEILLSRPDVALATQLIVAQNARIGVAQAARFPSISLTGVLGVSNELNDFNSGGLAWNAGASLVGPIFNWGKNKRKVEIERVRTESAYLNYEAVVFNAFREVEDALIAIETYDQEIEARQNHVRAATNAQYLSSERYDKGITSYLEYLESQRQAFEAELALTAVRSELLASYIQLYKALGGGWLRAEEYGNQPTE; translated from the coding sequence ATGGTAAAAAATATCGCGATTTGGTTTTTAACAGGTCTGTTTTTGTATTCGTGCAAAATGGGACCGGCATTTAAGAGCCCAGAAATGGAGACTCCTGATGCATATCAATACGCAGAAAATAAAACAGATTCCCTTGGAGATATCAAGTGGTGGGAGTTATTTAATGATCCGGTTTTAGATTCCTTGATTATTGTAGCCCTTGATAGTAATAGAAATGTAAGTATTGCAGCCAACGACTTAAAACAAGCACAGTTGCTTTATAAAATTCAAAAAGTAGAAATGCTACCTCAGCTCAATGCACAAGGCAATATTACTTACGGCAACTATGCAGGATTTTTAGGCACTGAAGCCAATGGCAACTATGCTGGACTTGGAGCAGTGAGTTGGGAGTTGGATTTTTGGGGAAAACTCAGAAGATTAAATGAGGCCGCAATGGCGGAGTATTTAGCTTCTGAGGCAGGTTATCAAAACCTTAGGTTGGCAATAGCTAGTGAGGTGGCCTTTTTATATTTTGAACTAAGAAGATACGAGGCCAGCATTGAAATATCTGAACGAACGGTGGCGCTACGTGATAGTTCTGTTAACTTGATTCAGGCAAGATATGATAAGGGCATCGTTGCTGAAATAGATCTAAACCAAGCTCAAATCCAACAAGCCATTGCTGCATCCGCTGTTCCTTTGTATGTTCGGGCTGCGGTACAAACCGAGAATGCCTTAAGTGTATTATTAGGAGGATTTCCGACATCAATTGAAGAGAGTTTGCCATTGGATAGCTTGACCGTAGCGGTAGATATTCCAATTGGACTTCCTTCGGAGATTTTGCTTAGTAGACCAGATGTTGCTCTCGCTACGCAGCTTATCGTAGCGCAGAATGCAAGAATAGGTGTTGCACAGGCTGCTCGATTTCCTTCCATTTCATTAACAGGTGTGCTAGGGGTTAGTAACGAATTGAATGATTTCAATTCTGGTGGTTTAGCTTGGAATGCTGGAGCCAGTTTGGTTGGGCCCATTTTCAATTGGGGTAAAAATAAGAGGAAAGTAGAAATAGAGCGAGTCAGAACCGAGTCTGCTTACCTGAATTATGAGGCTGTGGTTTTCAACGCTTTCCGGGAAGTAGAGGACGCACTGATAGCTATTGAAACCTATGATCAGGAAATTGAAGCCAGACAAAATCATGTGCGTGCTGCTACCAATGCACAGTACTTGAGCTCTGAAAGGTATGACAAGGGGATTACAAGTTACTTGGAGTATCTGGAGTCTCAGCGACAAGCTTTTGAAGCTGAGTTAGCGCTTACTGCCGTCCGTAGCGAATTGTTGGCATCTTACATTCAGCTATATAAAGCCTTAGGTGGTGGATGGTTAAGAGCAGAAGAATATGGAAACCAACCGACCGAATAA
- a CDS encoding efflux RND transporter permease subunit, with amino-acid sequence MSDQKGNFFVHRPIVAMVIAIIIVIVGAVSVIDLPIEQYPNLTPPIVQVRANYTGANAINVEESVATPLEQQINGVDNMIYMKSTNANDGSMVIDISFDVGTDPDMNTVLAQNRVSAATAKLPEAVKKLGVTTEKSLPNILMLVALTSDGRYDQDFLGNYALINIKDRLSRIKGIGRVNVLGASDYSMRIWIKPDRLSHLGLTVPEILTAINEQNIIVPGGKFGAEPAPPGTEFTYTVRLPERFNSPKEFEEIVVRTKEDGSQVKLGDIAEVSLGVETYNSFTRLNGETCSIVALYQAPGSNAVELAKDVISDMEELKSAFPEGMQYDVSLDSTAPITAGIRDIIVTLIVALILVVLVVFIFIQDWRATLIPTMAIPVSLIGAFMFFPALGFTINVLSLLGLVLAIGIVVDDAIVVVEAVQVNIEKGMSTKEATLDAMRKVTAPVIATTLVLIAVFIPVAGMAGITGLLYQQFAITIVVSVMVSSVNALTLSPALCSILLKKPEKYGGPLGWFFGKFNQGMDKSTDAYMSFTNVVTRKIKRGVIFIVIMTVGAGIFGKMVPGGFIPEEDMGYFFVNMQLPNAASLQRSDVIAKKIEEIMATVPEVQYVTTATGFSLLSGAMSSNNGFMFVTLTDWAERDRTAKEIVDDVNKKLYFAIKGAQAFAFGPPAIPGLGNGSGFSIMIQDKLGNSPAYLSQNTMKFIQAANEAPEIGRAFTTFQATVPQRYMNVDKEKALKMGVKLNDLYTTVGAFMGGAYVNDFTRFGRLYKTYIQAEPEYRVDETQISNFFIKNNRGDMVPLATLVDIEAISGPDYTNRFNLFRSVEVTGSPAPGFTSAQAMEALERVAGEVLPADMSFSWNAMSFQEKKASGSLGVILTFSLVFVFLILSAQYESWSLPLSILLGTPFAIFGALFALWVSRQFSPTFENNIFAQVSFVMLIGMAAKNAILIVEFANEEFQKGLSLFDSAIAAAKSRFRPILMTAFSFILGVFPLVVASGSGAEARKVMGMALLGGMALATFLGVFLYPMLFVFIGKLFNYEKNRSIEPSTDQ; translated from the coding sequence ATGTCAGATCAGAAAGGAAATTTCTTCGTGCATCGGCCGATTGTGGCCATGGTTATTGCGATTATTATTGTGATTGTAGGGGCGGTATCAGTCATTGATTTACCGATTGAGCAATATCCCAACCTTACGCCACCAATTGTTCAGGTAAGGGCCAATTATACAGGTGCAAATGCCATTAATGTTGAGGAGTCGGTAGCTACACCGCTGGAGCAGCAAATCAATGGAGTAGACAATATGATTTATATGAAGTCGACCAATGCGAATGATGGGTCGATGGTTATTGATATATCATTTGATGTTGGTACTGATCCAGATATGAATACCGTATTGGCTCAAAATCGGGTATCAGCTGCTACGGCTAAACTTCCAGAAGCTGTTAAGAAATTGGGTGTTACTACCGAAAAATCACTGCCTAATATTTTGATGTTGGTGGCTTTGACTTCTGATGGCAGATACGATCAGGATTTTTTAGGAAACTATGCGTTGATCAATATCAAGGATAGACTATCTCGGATCAAAGGTATTGGTCGAGTGAATGTATTAGGTGCTTCGGATTACTCTATGAGAATATGGATCAAGCCAGATCGTTTGTCTCACTTGGGACTTACTGTGCCGGAAATATTGACTGCCATTAACGAACAAAACATCATCGTACCAGGTGGTAAATTTGGTGCAGAACCAGCGCCGCCAGGGACTGAGTTTACTTATACTGTGCGTTTGCCAGAACGATTCAATTCACCTAAGGAATTTGAAGAGATAGTTGTGAGAACTAAAGAGGATGGGTCTCAGGTAAAACTTGGAGACATCGCAGAGGTTAGTCTTGGAGTAGAAACGTATAATTCTTTTACTCGTTTGAATGGTGAAACTTGCTCTATTGTAGCACTTTATCAAGCGCCAGGTTCTAATGCGGTTGAATTAGCCAAAGATGTAATTTCGGACATGGAAGAGCTTAAAAGTGCATTTCCAGAAGGCATGCAGTATGATGTTTCATTGGATTCTACAGCACCGATTACAGCAGGTATACGAGATATCATCGTCACATTGATTGTTGCTTTGATCTTGGTAGTATTGGTGGTATTCATTTTTATCCAAGATTGGAGGGCTACTTTGATACCAACTATGGCTATACCAGTTTCATTGATCGGAGCTTTCATGTTTTTTCCTGCATTAGGTTTTACCATCAATGTGCTTTCGTTGTTAGGTTTGGTATTGGCGATTGGTATTGTGGTGGATGATGCGATTGTTGTGGTTGAAGCCGTACAGGTGAATATTGAAAAAGGCATGAGTACCAAAGAGGCCACGCTGGATGCGATGCGTAAAGTGACTGCTCCAGTTATTGCTACGACTCTAGTTTTGATCGCGGTATTTATTCCTGTCGCGGGTATGGCCGGAATTACGGGATTGCTCTATCAACAGTTCGCTATCACGATTGTTGTATCTGTGATGGTTTCTTCGGTCAATGCATTGACGCTAAGTCCGGCACTATGTTCTATCCTGCTTAAGAAGCCAGAGAAATACGGCGGGCCTTTAGGTTGGTTCTTTGGAAAGTTTAATCAAGGCATGGATAAAAGCACGGATGCTTACATGAGTTTTACCAATGTAGTGACTCGAAAGATTAAAAGAGGAGTGATTTTCATTGTCATCATGACTGTGGGTGCTGGTATTTTTGGAAAGATGGTTCCAGGAGGTTTTATACCTGAAGAGGATATGGGCTATTTCTTTGTAAACATGCAGCTGCCAAACGCTGCATCCCTGCAGAGGTCTGACGTGATAGCCAAAAAAATTGAAGAAATCATGGCTACTGTACCTGAGGTGCAATATGTGACAACTGCCACTGGTTTTAGTCTATTGTCAGGTGCCATGTCTTCAAATAATGGTTTCATGTTCGTTACGCTCACCGATTGGGCAGAACGAGATCGCACGGCCAAAGAGATTGTGGATGACGTGAACAAAAAACTCTACTTTGCTATTAAGGGTGCTCAGGCATTTGCTTTCGGCCCACCGGCTATACCTGGGCTAGGAAATGGATCTGGATTTAGTATTATGATACAGGATAAATTGGGGAACTCGCCAGCTTATTTGTCTCAAAATACGATGAAGTTTATCCAGGCGGCCAATGAGGCTCCTGAGATTGGACGTGCATTTACAACCTTCCAAGCTACAGTACCCCAGCGCTATATGAATGTGGATAAAGAGAAGGCGCTAAAAATGGGAGTGAAACTCAACGATCTTTATACTACGGTTGGAGCATTTATGGGTGGTGCTTATGTCAATGATTTTACAAGATTTGGACGTCTCTACAAGACCTACATTCAAGCGGAACCAGAGTACCGAGTAGATGAGACTCAGATAAGTAACTTCTTTATTAAAAACAATCGAGGCGATATGGTGCCGCTCGCCACGTTGGTCGATATAGAAGCGATATCTGGTCCGGACTATACTAATAGGTTTAATCTTTTTAGATCTGTGGAAGTAACCGGTAGTCCAGCGCCTGGTTTTACTTCTGCACAGGCCATGGAAGCTTTAGAAAGAGTCGCAGGTGAAGTGCTACCTGCAGATATGAGCTTTTCTTGGAATGCCATGTCTTTTCAGGAAAAAAAGGCCTCAGGTTCTTTGGGTGTAATCTTAACATTCTCACTGGTTTTTGTGTTTTTGATTCTGTCTGCTCAGTATGAAAGTTGGTCCTTACCACTCAGTATTCTTTTAGGAACACCATTTGCCATTTTTGGGGCTTTGTTTGCGCTCTGGGTATCCAGGCAATTCAGTCCAACCTTTGAGAATAACATTTTCGCACAAGTATCATTTGTGATGTTGATAGGTATGGCTGCTAAAAATGCGATCCTTATCGTAGAATTTGCTAATGAGGAATTTCAAAAGGGACTTTCTCTTTTTGACTCGGCCATTGCTGCAGCCAAGTCACGGTTCAGGCCAATTTTAATGACAGCCTTTTCATTTATATTAGGAGTATTTCCCTTGGTTGTTGCCAGTGGATCAGGAGCAGAGGCTAGAAAAGTAATGGGTATGGCGCTACTGGGAGGGATGGCATTGGCTACATTCCTTGGCGTATTTTTATATCCAATGCTCTTCGTGTTTATAGGCAAACTTTTTAATTACGAAAAAAACCGAAGCATCGAGCCTTCAACAGATCAATAA